attagattttccgttatgtcgccggaattccgccggaatcaattctagcctgaaatacccatttatgtagtttttgagtaaagttccaacctttaggctgaaaactatcgccttagcttagtgctagtaggataagttgtcataaacgtcgttggtgacgtccctgcaaaattttatttttgggatttcagttttgaaaatcctaagttaaaaatcatgaccaaaatacccctgcgacagtttttgatccgatagtttttccgagttcagaatacccttagttacggcttatgaaagcataggaaccaagtttgatcgaagaaaaatcgagccccttaattgtgaaaagtggccgagcctattagaggggggaggaggaaatttccttttccgaaaacttgtcttttcgcgctagattatcgtaccttagagtatagattacttcgagtaaccttagtaagtatcgataacttagttttcgatagattcttatagtattctgtgattttgttgtaaaggtgcttttgaggatttctctgaggaacaacactttgagtgcgaggaagcgcttgacgatcatactggagaaccttcaggtgagggcttctcactgaatcgctagttaatgcttagggtcgatgtttcgacattgtttactgtttatgcattggaattgtgtgtgattgaaaaatgttttctgaggcttcggctgacaatgtagatgatgcatctactgaatgtttttgagattgtcttacatgctatgtgctatgtgggtaatctaggatgtgtggtgcatgctttatatgctgagtgctaagtgtttatgatgcgatttattgatatatgacatgttgttgattgtgatgatttaaatatgctctgtactggaatctgagattctgaatggtgagaatagcgggcaggtcatgccgattttattttgagagttttgagaaagtttgataggacgaacgaggttcgggccttaattttgtttagtggatcgagacatcctctggaagcgacttgggattgggagatcctgcaaatgtataagacttgcgataagacaaaatggaatctattttataaagaaaactcataagaccttaaataacctctaaatctttaagtaatgataacaacctcgaaggaaggcattggaagtgaaatcttaattttggaaaacgaggagtgtcgtaggatccaagtgttgagtatgttgtcgttgtgctgttggagcagcgtttgatgttgtgctgttggagcagcgtttattgttgtgctgttggagcagcgtgtgttattgtgctgttggagcaacgtgtgttgtggtgctgttggagcagctatgtgtcgttatgaagtgtgtcttttggtcgcagaatcgactttaccttagggtaagcttttagagactttaacttccctagaacacgtggcgacgtgtcgagtgaggtcggagacgttgtttgactaatcattttgcatacatgcaacattaatgaggtattaacacaggacgtactctggacctcgtcggtttccaaaatggtcataagacccggaatgccgtgaaagagcgtttgtagacgtctcttgtagcagaccgaaatggcagacctacgggtttactgttgatctgactacccctgttggagtaagagacatcacgggccgaaatggcaccaccgtggctggtgaagggctgatccgatgatgtccatccgttccggatttcatattggttgactgggttaacctgcatacatatcacgcaacatgcatactgacttagttgatgagtgtggttgctatttgataaacttacttggaacatgctaattgttattattgtcgttatgattttgtggaacatgcaaccctaggaatgatatctctagttataagcctaagtggctatctattaattgtacctattgggtttattatctacatagttctttagagttgaccctcgcgtcttctgtgtgtgctttggcggacaacgccttttgtcagatgaatattgcggactggtacaccatggtccacccttcgggggggattaggtatgagatgatcgatcaggacgaccccgggtcgtgggtggttgaccccgcgagccaccgagcgacgtattcggggcgtatcatggaggatcacgtggacagtggaggactcttgaggtcaggagtgttgaggcgatgctctatcagcttcaacttgccaccaggcgttcactgcggaccaggattcggaggagcaccgccgccaccgtcatcttcagaggaggaggatccctcagaggagattccagtgggagtgccttcggcagggtctagtgcaccctctgttgcgatcattgatgatcagggttcgggccctaagcccgtgagtccagcgtcggagcgcactgcggttgcgaggggaggacggatagggttagtagacttggtcgttctggattctgattcagacgacgatcatgctagcacatagttttgagtgttggtatgagctcctcgagttaggattagtgtaggagtagagttttagctctgacagtcttgcttcatttgttacttaggggacagggtagatccgcctatagctttttgtgtggtttccttacgggaatcacagagagttggttggacttaggaggtcttattttcaggccattgggtcagctgattctcagttttgagggatggtgttgcgggtacttcacccttttcatttggtttgtatatattgcctacgggcgctactcttctattacccgtcactggaggttcactcgtgatgatgttgctacttacagcgggggctgtttatatattgtatattaattctattgcttttcgcttttgggttttatttaattcagtcttgtcttagttattatcgaaaaaaaaaatatttcacgtttttccgcattaagtttacttttggttactaaagtgacgccaccgaaatcggggtgttacattgtggtatcagagcacggtcgagtctttcgggagttgttggggaataggtcttctgtgctaggttgtgtgactctgcaaagagtgaaaattgattgtctgcaagcgatttttcgcttaaaaattgattgaagttattgcttactcatattgtatagtgatgctagatgctatcttatgatgagtgctgactgtttgcttcctttaacagaacatggtgaatactaatcagctagctgagatgatggccactatggcccaagcggtaacagcgcaggcccaagcgataacagcacaggcaaatgataatgccatgaggcgtgctactgaagaagcacgtgaacagcatcaacgtcagagagagataactctggaccagaacaaaggcctcaatgacttcaggaggcaaaacccaccaaagttctctggtggtactgatccagacgcagcggatctctggatccaggaaatcgagaagattttcggtgttctgcaaacttttgagggtgccaaggtgggcatggcgacttatcttctgctaggagatgctgaatactggtggaagggcaccaggggaatcatggaagccaaccatgaagagatccactggaactcgttccggaccgcgttcttggaaaagtattttccgacaagtgcccgggatgagagggaggcgcagtttttgacactccgtcagggaggtatgtctgtaccggaatttgcttcgaagctggagtctttggcgaagcatttccaattctttaatgatcatgttgacgagcgctacatgtgcaagcgcttcgtgaatggactgaggccggatattgaggactcagtgaggccactgggaatcatgcgattccaatcagtggtggagaaagccactgaagtggagctgatgaagaaccggaggttgaaccgggctggaactggagggccgatgaggtcgggctctcagaataatcagaacaagggaaggtttcagaacaggaggccgtatcagcgtcctgctggtagagggtggtttgcatcaggatcttaccggcccatggtgggtgctgctggaggttctggaggtcaaactcagaacagggaactgacgtgcttcaagtgtgggaagccggggcactttgctcgtgcttgtcccgacacgaggcctcaatgcttcaattgcaacaagttggggcatactgctgctcagtgcagggcaccaaaggcggagccaaccgtcaacactgctcaaggaaagcgtcctgctgcaaaggcgagagtctacaccatggatggtgaagatgctgagggggtagatggactgattagaggcgactgcgggattgacggtaatcttctatccgtactttttgattccggagcaacgcattcttttatctctagagattgtgcaatcagattaagacttcctattactgctttgagcttcgatctgatagttggtactcctgccaagactctacttgctaattcagcatgcatgtattgtccgataacatacaacaataggatctaccatgctaacctagtatgcctaactcttaagaacctagatgttatcctaggaatggattggttgtcccgctatcattgtcttttggactgcaaccgaaagagagtggtattccctgattcggatctttccgagtatctatctgccaatcacatcagcgtcgctttgaacgagggatctcaggagtattctgttttgctaagcttggagagcaaagggaacccagaagttggcagtattccagtggtgaaagaattcacggatgtttttcctcgcgatgtacctggattaccgcctgtgcgcgacattgagtttgctatagacatcgtaccgggaacagggccgatttcgattgcaccatatcgtatggcacctgcggagctagtggaattgaagtcccaactcgaagatcttctgtcgaagggattcatacgaccaagcgtttcaccttggggagcgccagtcttattggtgaagaagaaggacgggaagtcgagattatgtgtcgactaccgacaattgagcaaggtaaccgtcaagaataggtatccgttacctaggattgatgatttgatggatcaactacgaggagctacaatattctcgaagatcgacctgaagtcgggttatcatcaaatcagggtcaagaccgaggatatccagaagacggcattcagaacccgttatggacactatgagtacttagtgatgccatttggggtgacaaatgcgccggcaatattcatggcttacatgaatatgactttccataccttcctggatcgattcgtcgtggtgtttatcgacgacattctgatctattcaaagaatgctgaagaccatgaggagcacttgcgacaagttttacaagtgctgagggagaaggagttgtatgccaatccttctaagtgcgaattttggcccaaagaggtaaaattcttaggccatgtgatctctaaggaggggatagctgtggatccagcaaaggtagagaccgtattgtcgtgggaacggccgaagacagtgacggagatcagaagttttgtcggtttggcgggatactatcgtcgtttcatcgagaacttcgcgaatgatagaataggatattatttattctctttgtaattacgcctgtaattagggtttaatatttattgttagtcaactaggtaagttgtatatatagggtatttcattatcaatattagtcacggaattgatttccttcatggtatcattgAGCAGGTTCAGATCCCCTCTTCCAATCTGACCTAatccttttaatttatttcctaAATTCTCCCTCCAAACCCACCCACTGCCGCTGTCTCTCCCCTAGCACCCGCCACACCGCCGTCGCCGCCGCACTCCTCTCCTTCtcgcgccgccgccgccacagGCCTTCCTCGCTGTCGCCGGTTCTTCCTCTCCCATCGAAGAACTCTCACCACGCTGCACAGGTCTTCTCACCTTGTGCCTGCGTGACTCTCTGCGCCTCCAGGCTCGTCGGACGTCCCGCCACCACCGCCGTCCCTCCCGCCGGCCACCGCTGTCCCTCGCGCCTTCAACCGCACGCCCTCCCGTCGCTTCCAGCCCTTGTTGTTGGCAGCAGACCCGCGTGCCCAGCCGGATCCGATCCAGGATCCAAGttcctttttttattattattttatttctttccgGTTCGCCAGGATCCAACTCGCCCGGACCGGACCGGTTCCAGCCAACCCGTTTCTATGGCTACCTCCGACTCGACAACTGGCTCTCCAACCGGCGACACCACTACGGTTCCTACGCCCACTGCCACACCTACGGCCCCTTCGTCCCCCACTGTCAAGCCCGAGTTTCATCCGGCCCTTGCTGTTACTaacatcaaaaacaacattcctTTAAAACTCGAGCTCGACAAGGACCACTATGCTCTGTGGGCTGAATTGTTTGAAACTCATGCTCACGCCACTCAGGTGCTCCACCATATCATTCCACAAGCTGGTTTGGAGCCTCCTGCGCGCACCGATGCTTCCTATGCTCGGTGGGCTACTCTTGACTCTACCGTCAAGCAGTGGATTTATTCCACCATCTCCTTTGATCTTCTCTCCACTGTTATGGAAAAAGGTTCTACTGCTATGGCTACTTGGAACTGTATCGCTTCTATGTTTGAGGACAATCAGAACTCTCGTGCTGTCGCTCTCGACCAGGATTTCATCTCCACACGCATGGAAGATTTTCCTAATGTTTCGGCCTATTGTCAGCGTCTGAAACATATCTCTGATCAGTTGCGCAATGTTGGTGCCCCAGTCAGTGACCATCGTCTTGTTCTTCAGTTGGTCTCTGGTCTCACTGAGCCTTTTCGTGGTGTTGCCACCCTGATCCGTCAGAGCGAGCCTTTGCCTTCTTTCCTCAAGGTCCGCTCCATGTTGATTCTAGAGGAATCTGGTCTCGCCAGGATGTCCGGTCCGGCCTCTCAGACTGCTTTGCACACCTCTGCTTCCCGTCCACAGGCCTCCGTTGACTCCTCTCCGCAGCGCCCCACCTACCGCAGCGATCAGGGCCACTCCAACCATCGTTATGGGTCAGGGCACACTCGCAATTATCAGGGTGGTTCTAGTAAACCTAAGAAGAAAGGTGGCTCCCGTTATCCTAGATCATCTGGCTCCTCTGGTTCCTCTGCTGCATCTCCTCCACCCTGGCGCCCACCACCGCAAGCATCCTGGAATCCCTGGGGTTGGGCTCCTCCCCCTGGTTGGGCTCCTTCCCCTTGGGGCATGCCTCCTTGTCCTTACCCCACATCTCAGTGGTCGCGTCCCATGGGTGCTCCGCCGCAACCCGGCGTTTTAGGTCCGCGTCCTCAGGCCTACACCGCTACTGCTTCTCCAGCACCCACTGATATCGCTgctgccatgcacaccatgTCCTTGACTCCTACAGACACCACGTGGTACATGGACACCGGCGCCTCGTCCCATACTGCGGCATCTCAAGGTACtctcacgtcttattctaatttaagtCATTTAAATCAGAAACTGATAGTTGGTAGTGGTCAGGGCATTCCAATT
This is a stretch of genomic DNA from Lotus japonicus ecotype B-129 chromosome 1, LjGifu_v1.2. It encodes these proteins:
- the LOC130735920 gene encoding uncharacterized protein LOC130735920; the protein is MATSDSTTGSPTGDTTTVPTPTATPTAPSSPTVKPEFHPALAVTNIKNNIPLKLELDKDHYALWAELFETHAHATQVLHHIIPQAGLEPPARTDASYARWATLDSTVKQWIYSTISFDLLSTVMEKGSTAMATWNCIASMFEDNQNSRAVALDQDFISTRMEDFPNVSAYCQRLKHISDQLRNVGAPVSDHRLVLQLVSGLTEPFRGVATLIRQSEPLPSFLKVRSMLILEESGLARMSGLR